One genomic window of Halobellus limi includes the following:
- a CDS encoding cytochrome P450: MRTKPPGPAGVPLFGNSRQYARDPFTFLASVEAAYGDVVRFDLGPLETYLLTNPADVERVLVADDATYRKPDFQDDAIGTLLGDGLLLSEGETWRKQRQLAQPAFSPDRVSSMDELIARHAREMVDAWEAGDLRDVNLDMARVTVRIIVEAMFGSKLTDEQTRTIQEHLEPLGQRFEPDPMRFLVPDWAPTRENRAYRDSVRTLEGVIDDVVAERRGTEDDPAVDPAAGSADGDEPMDLLSILLRAQRRGEQSDDQLRDELMTMLLAGHDTTALTLTYTWYLLSEHPSVEARVQAEVDEVCGDAPPTAADARDLDYLERVIQEAMRLYPPVYVIFREPKVDVRLGGYRIPRGSAVMLSQWATHRSARWYDDPEAFDPDRWLPERRADRPRFAYFPFGGGPRHCIGKHLSMLEAKLIVATVAREYELDAAREGPLDLRGSLTMHPEEPVSMRVRPRS, translated from the coding sequence AGCCGCCAGTACGCGCGCGACCCCTTCACGTTCCTCGCGAGCGTCGAGGCCGCCTACGGCGACGTCGTCCGGTTCGACCTCGGCCCGCTGGAGACGTACCTGCTCACCAACCCGGCGGACGTAGAGCGGGTGCTCGTCGCCGACGACGCGACCTACCGGAAGCCCGACTTCCAGGACGACGCCATCGGGACGCTGCTCGGCGACGGCCTGCTGCTCAGCGAGGGCGAGACGTGGCGGAAGCAGCGGCAACTCGCCCAGCCGGCGTTCTCCCCCGATCGAGTCTCGTCGATGGACGAACTGATCGCCCGCCACGCGCGGGAGATGGTCGACGCGTGGGAGGCCGGCGACCTGCGGGACGTCAACCTCGATATGGCTCGCGTGACCGTTCGGATCATCGTCGAGGCGATGTTCGGTTCGAAGCTCACCGACGAGCAGACGCGGACGATCCAGGAGCACCTCGAACCGCTCGGGCAGCGCTTCGAGCCGGATCCGATGCGGTTTCTCGTCCCCGACTGGGCCCCGACGCGGGAGAACCGCGCCTACCGCGACTCCGTTCGGACGCTCGAGGGCGTCATCGACGACGTCGTCGCCGAGCGTCGCGGCACCGAGGACGACCCCGCGGTCGATCCGGCCGCCGGCTCCGCCGACGGGGACGAACCGATGGACCTGCTGTCGATCCTGTTGCGGGCGCAGCGCCGCGGCGAGCAGAGCGACGACCAGCTCCGCGACGAACTGATGACGATGCTGCTCGCCGGCCACGACACCACCGCGCTGACGCTGACGTACACGTGGTACCTCCTCTCGGAGCACCCCTCTGTCGAGGCCCGGGTCCAGGCCGAAGTCGACGAGGTCTGCGGCGACGCGCCGCCGACCGCGGCCGACGCGCGGGACCTCGACTACCTCGAACGGGTGATCCAGGAGGCGATGCGGCTGTACCCGCCGGTGTACGTGATCTTCCGCGAACCGAAGGTCGACGTCCGACTGGGCGGGTATCGGATCCCGCGCGGGTCGGCCGTGATGCTCTCGCAGTGGGCCACTCACCGCTCGGCGCGGTGGTACGACGATCCCGAGGCGTTCGACCCCGATCGGTGGCTCCCCGAACGCCGCGCGGACCGACCGCGGTTCGCGTACTTCCCGTTCGGCGGCGGGCCGCGCCACTGCATCGGAAAGCACCTCTCGATGCTGGAGGCGAAACTCATCGTCGCGACCGTGGCTCGGGAATACGAACTCGACGCCGCCCGTGAGGGACCGCTCGACCTCCGCGGGTCGCTGACGATGCACCCCGAGGAACCGGTGTCGATGCGGGTCCGACCGCGGTCCTGA